Sequence from the Qipengyuania gaetbuli genome:
GACCTGCCGGGCATCGCACCTTCGCCGGAGCGCTGGGAAGGCTTGTCGCTCGACCAGCGCAGGGCGCGCGCGGCGCAGCGGGCGGCCGGGTGGCGCGCCTCGAACGGCAGCGCGCCGAGTGTCTCCCTTGCACTGCCCGAAGGGCCCGGTTCGGACCTGCTCTTTGCCAGCCTCGCCAAGGACCTCTCTGCAGTCGGAATCGTGCTTGAACGCGCCGCATCGGAAGTTCGGGCCGACATGGTCCTGCGCGACCGTGTTGCGCGCTATGCGGGGCCGCGCTGGTTCCTCAACCAGTTCAATTGCAGCATTTCGCCGCGTATCTGCTCCGAAGATGTGGACTTCCTTGTCTCGCTCTCCACCGATGCCGCCAATGCCGAGGAAGAGGCCTCCTACCTGCTCGAGGCCGAGAGCACGCTGGCGGCGACAAACCTCTACATCCCCCTCGGCGCACCGATCCGCTGGACCCAGACACGCTCTGAAGTCGAAGGCTTTTCGGAGAACCCCTGGGGCTTCCATCCCTTGTTCCCGCTGACCCTCGCGCCCATCTAAAGGGCATGGACGACAATCGCCTGACCCCGATCGATATCTACACCGGTCGCGAGGAGCCCCGTGCTGACCGCGCTTCTGCGCAGGCATTCGGCATCGAACTGCCCATGGGTAACGACCCCCAATCCATCCGCCGCCGGGTGGAAGCGCTGGAGATGATCCTCGAGCGCAGCATGGTCATCCCGGGCACGAACTACCGGATCGGTCTCGATACGATCATCGGCCTCGTGCCCGTACTGGGCGATATCATTACCGCGGCCATGGGCAGCTATATCGTATGGGAAGCGCGCAATCTGGGCATTCCCAAGTGGAAGCTGTGGCACATGATGGGCCGCATTGGCTTCGACACCGCAGTAGGCGCCGTGCCGCTGCTGGGCGATGCTTTCGACGTGCTTTACCGGTCAAACACGAAGAACGTGAAGACGATCAAGAAGCATCTCGACCGTCACCACCCCGAGACGCGCGTCATCGACCAGTAGTTTTGCCTGCGTCGGGGTCGCGGCCATTGCGCGGCGGTTCCTGCGGCCATAAGGCTGCGCGCATGACGCAGGACGTGACCTATTCCTCCTATCTCGATCTCGACCGCATTCTGGCGGCGCAGCACCCCTCGTCGGATGCGCATGACGAGATGCTCTTCATCATCGTCCACCAGGCGAGCGAACTGTGGCTCAAGCTGTGCCTGCACGAACTGTTCGCCGCGCGCGACTGCATCCGCGAGGACCGGCTGCGCCCATCCTTCAAGATGCTCGCCCGCGTCGCCCGCGCACAGGGACAGCTGATCCAGAGCTGGGACGTGCTGAGCACGATGACCCCGCACGATTATTCGACGATCCGGCCGCACCTCGGTTCGTCCAGCGGGTTTCAGAGCGCGCAGTACCGGATGATGGAATTCCTCCTTGGCGGCCGGAAGCCGGCGATGGTGAAGATGCACGAGGCCACGCCTGAGGTGGCGGGGCAGCTGCGCGCCGAGCTTGGCCGCAAGAGCATTTACGCCGAGACGGTCGCCCTGCTCGCGCGGCGCGGCTTCGCCATTCCTGCCGAGGTCCTGGACCGCGATGTCGGGGAGCCGTGGGCGCATTCGCCCGAGGTCGAGGCGGCATGGGCCGAAATCTACCGCGATCCCAAGGCACATTGGGACCTTTACGAGCTGGCGGAGAAGCTGGTCGACCTCGAGTATCACTTCCAGCGGTGGCGCTTCGGCCATTTGAAGACGGTGGAACGGATCATCGGCTTCAAGACCGGCACCGGCGGCACGCCCGGCGTGCCCTACCTCGCGGGCGTCCTGCAGCAGGCCTTCTTCCCCGAGCTGCTGAGCGTGAGGACCGCGATATGAGTTTCTGGCGCAGCTCGCGGCAGATATGGGATATCAGCCAGGTGCTGCGCCCCGGACTGCCCGTCTGGCCGGGCGATACCGCCTTCGAATTCGAGCGGACGTGGCGGATGGAGGACGGCTCGCCCGTCAATGTCGGCCGGATGGTGATGAGTACGCATTCGGGCACCCATGCCGACGCGCCGCTGCACTATGATGCTGCCGGATTGGACGCAGCCGGAATGGAACTCGATCCCTTCATCGGTGAATGTCTGGTGGTGGATGCACGCGGCGTTTCCGGCGAGATCGACGTCGCCGACCTGCCGCACCTCGGCAGCGCCGACCGCGTGTTGTTCCGCACCTGGGACGCCTTCCCGCATGACGAATGGCGCAGCGACTGGAAGCCCATCGCCGCAGAGACGATCGAGTGGCTTGCGCTGCAGGGTGTGAAGCTGGTCGGAACCGACGCACCCAGCGTTGATCCGCAGGATTCCAAGACCATGGATGCACACAAGGCCGTGGCGAGAAACGACATGCGCATCCTCGAAGGTCTCGTGCTCGATGATGTCGCGGAGGGCCGCTACGAACTCATCGCCCTGCCGCTCAAGGTGGGCGGCGGCGATGCCGGGCTCACCCGCGCGATCCTGCGGGAACTGCCCGATGCTTGAGCGCGCACGCAGCCTCGACGCGGCGGACCCGCTGGCAAGTTTCCGCGTCCGTTTCGACGTGCCCGAGGGCGTCATCTACCTCGACGGCAATTCCCTCGGTTGCCTGCCCAAGGCCACGCCGGCGCGTCTCGAACAGGTCGTCCGGGGCGAGTGGGGCAAGGATCTCATCCGCAGCTGGAACAGCGTCGACTGGATTCACTTGCCGCAGCGCGTCGGGGCCAAGATCGCTCCGCTCATCGGCGCGCAGCCGCACGAAGTCATCGCCTGCGACAGCGTCTCGGTGAACCTCTACAAGCTCATCTCCGCTGCGCTTGCGATGCGGTCGGGCCGCAAAATCGTGCTGAGCGAGCCAGGCAATTTCCCGACCGACGTCTACATGATCGAAGGCCTCGAAAAGCAGGGGTTGGCGCAGCGTAGGCTGGTCGCCCGCGAGGAATTGGCAGAGGCGTTGGATGATGATGTCGCGCTGCTCCTCCTCACCCACGCGCACTACAAGACGGGCGAGCTTTTCGACATGGTGGCACTCACCCGCGCGGCGCATGAGGCGGGCGCGCTGGTGCTGTGGGACCTGTCGCATTCGGGCGGCGCGCTTCCGGTGGACCTCGAGGCCTGCCGAGCCGATTTCGCGGTCGGCTGCGGATACAAGTACCTGAATGGTGGCCCGGGAGCACCGGCCTACGCCTTCGTCGCTCAGCGCCATCACGATGCCATTGCGCAGCCGCTTAGCGGCTGGATGGGACATGCCAGGCCGTTCGAGTTCAGTGACAACTACACGCCGGCTCCGGGCGTCGATCGCCTGCTGTGCGGTACGCCCGGCATCCTTGGCCTCGCAGCGCTGGAAGTGGGCATCGACCTCATCGCCGAAATCGGGGTGGAGCGGCTTTTTGCCAAGTCGCAAAGGCTGTCGGAATTCTTCCGCCAATGCCTTTCCGAAGCGGGTGTCGAGCTTGACCTCGTCAGCCCTGCAGATCCCGCTCACCGCGGCAGCCAGCTCTCGTTCCGCCATGACGACGCCTACGCTATCTGCCAGGCGCTGATCGCGCGCGGCGTGATCGGCGACTTCCGCGACCCCGATATCCTGCGTTTCGGGTTCGCGCCTGCCTATTTGCGTTTCGAAGACATGGCCGAGGCCGTACGGCACCTCGCCGAGGTGCTCGAGACCGGCGAGTGGCAGCGCAGCGAGTTTCGCGAGCGAGCAGCCGTCACCTGACAGGCTTGGCCGTGTGTGCCTACTCCGGCCGCTTGCCGAGGCTGGCGCGGTATTCCTCAATCGTCATGGCTTCTTCGTAACCCTCGTCGCCGGGGGAGACGCAATCGCCGGTCACGACGACATTGCCGAACATCCCGCCCTGCGATTCCGCAGTGGGAGAAGCGATCCGCGTGTTCGGTCCGTTGGACTCGCACAGATCGGCCAGCTTGTTGCCTGCTTGGTCGATCGCCGTCGAAACGCAACCGCCCAGTGCTGCCACCAGCGGCAGGAGGAAGGCGACGCCAGTAATTTTCATGATTGATTAGTTCCTTACGCCAAGATCAGCGCCAGTTCTTCAATAATTGTGATGATATTTTCGGACAAGCTTTTAATCGCGTCCATACACTTGCGGTGACTGCCGCCGCAATGCTTGATCAAGACCCGAACTAGAGGGCGCGGCGCATCAGGATATCGCGCTGCACGTCGTCCCCGATCGTGAATTCGTGTTCGCCGAAAGCCGTGAAGCCCTGCCGCGAATAGAACTCGATCGCCTTGGGATTTTCTTCCCACACCCCGAGCCATACGGCATCGGCCGCCATGGCCTGGGCCTGACCTATGGCATGCTGGAAGAGCGCCTTGCCGACGCCGGTCCCCTGCATTGCCTCGTCGACGTAGATGCGCTCGATCTCAAGCGTCCGACCTTCGACTGCCTCGGTTTGGGCATCCCCGGTGTTGGTCTTGAGGTATCCGCCAATCTCCTCCCCGATCCGTGCGAAATAGAAGTGGGATTCCGGATTTTGCAGTTCCTGCTCGAGCTGCCCATGGGAAAATGCCCGGTCGAGGTAGACGGCAAAATCGTCGGGATTGTTTCCGGCTGCGAAAGTCTGCTCGAAGGTCCGGCGCCCGATCGCGGCCAAGTTAGAAACCTCGTCAGGCTGGACCGGCAGGATCGAGATAGCTGTCATCAATGCGGGCTAACCGCGGCATGTTGCGGAGGTCAAGCGAATGTCCGCTCCCTCACTCTTCCAGCTCGATGTCCCAGTAGAGCCAGTCGCGCCAGGTTTCGTGGAGGTAGTTGGGCGGGAACATCTTGCCATGCTGCTGCAGCTGCCAGTGCGTCGGCCGGATCGGCTCGTTGTAAAGCTGCATGCCCGCCTGCTTCGGCGTGCGGCCACCCTTCTTCATGTTGCAGGGTGCGCAGGCGGTGGCGATGTTTTCCCATGTCGTCTTGCCGCCCAGCCGGCGCGGAATGACATGGTCGAAGGTGAGATGGTTCATGTCCCCGCAGAACTGGCAGGAAAACCGGTCACGCAGAAACAGGTTGAAGCGGGTGAAGGCGGGAAATTCGCTCGGCTTCACATATTGCTTCAGCGCGATCACGCTGGGAATCTTCATGTCGAGATTGGGGGAGTGGACCTCGCGGTCGTAGGTGGCGATGACGTCCACCCGGTCGAGGAAGATGGCCTTGATCGCGGTTTGCCATGGCCAGAGGCTGAGCGGGTAATAGGAAAGCGGGGTGTAATCGGCGTTCAGGACGAGTGACGGACACGACTGCAGATTGCGCGTCGGATCCCCGTCCGTACTTCGGAACCTGGCGGCCCGTTCAAGCAGTTCGGCCCTGAACACTTCGGCGTTCCTCCCCGATGGCTGTGAGAATGCACTTGCACAGATACGGGTCAAGACTGTTACAGACAGGCTTTCCACAGGCTTATCCAGCGAGTCCGGTCATTTGGTAGTCACGCGCTTCGCCCCAAGTCCCAATGGTTCGCTCCACCTGGGACACGCCTATTCGGCGGTGGTGGCACACGACATTGCCAGGGAACGTGGCGGGAAATTCCTCCTGCGGATCGAGGATATCGACGGAGTGCGCTCGCTCCCCGAAAAGCCCGACGAATTCCGCGAAGACCTCGCCTGGCTCGGGCTGGAGTGGGAGGAAGTGCCCGCCCAGTCCACCCGCCTCGCCAATTACGAAGAGGTGGCGCAGTTCCTCCTCCACGAAGGGCTGCTGTATCCGTGCACCTGCACGCGCGCCGAAATCGCCGCCCTCGAACCGCGCCTGGGGCCGGAAGGGGCCATCTATCCCGGCACCTGCAAGGGGCAGAACTTCGATCCCGAAAAGCCCGTCTCGCTGCGGCTGGACGTCGACAAGGCGCTGGCGCGGGTGGGCGAGGTCATCTGGGAAGACGAGACCAATGGCGTGATGGTCGCGGATCCGCGGGTCTTCGGCGATGTCGTGCTTGTCCGGAAGGATGCGCCGGCCAGCTACCATCTTGCCGCCACGCTGGACGATGCCGCAGACGGCGTGACGCTGGTGACGCGCGGGCAGGACCTTTTCGCCATGACGCATATCCACCGCGTCCTGCAGGAATTGCTGGGGCTGCCGGTGCCCGAATACCATCACCATCCCATCCTGCTGGACGAGACCGGGCAGAAACTCGCCAAGCGCCGCAACTCGCCCAGCCTCGCCCAGCGGCGCAAGGACGGCGAAGACGGACGGGAACTTGCCGCCCGCCTGCGCGCTGGAGAGTTTCCGGCTGGAATTTCCCTCGCCAATGCCTAGGTTGTGCCCATGAACACCTTCTTCGTTATCCTGCTCATCGCGGCCATGGTCATGGTCGTCGTTTCGCTCGTTCGCGGCGTGGTCGCTTTCCTGCAAAGCACCAAGATCGACCTCGAGAGCGGCGAGCAGGTCGATGCGACCGAAATGCAGCTCAAACAGAACCGTGCCATGATGGCGCGTGTGAAGTGGCAGGCGGTGGCGATCATCATCATCGCGATCATGCTCGCAGTCGCCAGCTAGGCGGGCTGCGGGGGTGGTAAAGCTCAACAAAATCTATACCCGCACGGGCGACGACGGGACCACCGGCCTCGTCGACGGTTCGCGCCTTGCCAAACACGCTCCGCGCATGGAAGCGATCGGCGCGGTGGACGAGGCGAATTCCGCCCTCGGCGTTGCGGCTGTCGTGCTGGCGGGCAGCGCGCCGGGCGATACGCTCTACCGCATCCAGAACGACCTGTTCGACCTCGGTGCCGACCTTGCCACGCCTGCGGGCGAGGGCGAGGATTTCGCGCCGTCCGAAATGGTCCTGCGCGTGGTTGCCAGCCAGGTCGCTTGGCTCGAACAGGCCATCGACGAGGCGAACGAACAGCTTGAGCCGCTGACCAGCTTCGTACTTCCGGGCGGAAGCGAAGCCGCGGCGCGCCTCCATGTCGCACGCGCATCCGCCCGCCGCGCCGAGCGGGCGATGACGGCCATGGCTGCGGCAGAGCCGGTCAACCCGCAGGCGCTCGCCTATATCAACCGCCTGTCGGACTATCTCTTCGTCCTCGCCCGGCTGGCCAATGACGGCGGCAGGGCGGACGTGAAGTGGATTCCGGGCCAAAACCGTTAACTGGCCGCTAGCCAGCCCCCTCCACCTTCGCTAGACCGCGCGCTTTGCTGCACGTGCGAAGGAATTTCCAAGTGACCAAGACAATCGCGATCATCGGTGCGGGCCAGATGGGCTCGGGCATCGCGCAGACCATTGCGCAGCACGGCATGCAGGTGCTGCTGGCCGATGTCAGCCTCGAAGTC
This genomic interval carries:
- a CDS encoding GNAT family N-acetyltransferase, with the protein product MTAISILPVQPDEVSNLAAIGRRTFEQTFAAGNNPDDFAVYLDRAFSHGQLEQELQNPESHFYFARIGEEIGGYLKTNTGDAQTEAVEGRTLEIERIYVDEAMQGTGVGKALFQHAIGQAQAMAADAVWLGVWEENPKAIEFYSRQGFTAFGEHEFTIGDDVQRDILMRRAL
- the kynB gene encoding arylformamidase, whose translation is MSFWRSSRQIWDISQVLRPGLPVWPGDTAFEFERTWRMEDGSPVNVGRMVMSTHSGTHADAPLHYDAAGLDAAGMELDPFIGECLVVDARGVSGEIDVADLPHLGSADRVLFRTWDAFPHDEWRSDWKPIAAETIEWLALQGVKLVGTDAPSVDPQDSKTMDAHKAVARNDMRILEGLVLDDVAEGRYELIALPLKVGGGDAGLTRAILRELPDA
- a CDS encoding DUF4112 domain-containing protein, with product MGNDPQSIRRRVEALEMILERSMVIPGTNYRIGLDTIIGLVPVLGDIITAAMGSYIVWEARNLGIPKWKLWHMMGRIGFDTAVGAVPLLGDAFDVLYRSNTKNVKTIKKHLDRHHPETRVIDQ
- a CDS encoding HNH endonuclease, coding for MFRAELLERAARFRSTDGDPTRNLQSCPSLVLNADYTPLSYYPLSLWPWQTAIKAIFLDRVDVIATYDREVHSPNLDMKIPSVIALKQYVKPSEFPAFTRFNLFLRDRFSCQFCGDMNHLTFDHVIPRRLGGKTTWENIATACAPCNMKKGGRTPKQAGMQLYNEPIRPTHWQLQQHGKMFPPNYLHETWRDWLYWDIELEE
- the gluQRS gene encoding tRNA glutamyl-Q(34) synthetase GluQRS — its product is MVVTRFAPSPNGSLHLGHAYSAVVAHDIARERGGKFLLRIEDIDGVRSLPEKPDEFREDLAWLGLEWEEVPAQSTRLANYEEVAQFLLHEGLLYPCTCTRAEIAALEPRLGPEGAIYPGTCKGQNFDPEKPVSLRLDVDKALARVGEVIWEDETNGVMVADPRVFGDVVLVRKDAPASYHLAATLDDAADGVTLVTRGQDLFAMTHIHRVLQELLGLPVPEYHHHPILLDETGQKLAKRRNSPSLAQRRKDGEDGRELAARLRAGEFPAGISLANA
- a CDS encoding tryptophan 2,3-dioxygenase family protein, with translation MTQDVTYSSYLDLDRILAAQHPSSDAHDEMLFIIVHQASELWLKLCLHELFAARDCIREDRLRPSFKMLARVARAQGQLIQSWDVLSTMTPHDYSTIRPHLGSSSGFQSAQYRMMEFLLGGRKPAMVKMHEATPEVAGQLRAELGRKSIYAETVALLARRGFAIPAEVLDRDVGEPWAHSPEVEAAWAEIYRDPKAHWDLYELAEKLVDLEYHFQRWRFGHLKTVERIIGFKTGTGGTPGVPYLAGVLQQAFFPELLSVRTAI
- a CDS encoding cob(I)yrinic acid a,c-diamide adenosyltransferase; this encodes MVKLNKIYTRTGDDGTTGLVDGSRLAKHAPRMEAIGAVDEANSALGVAAVVLAGSAPGDTLYRIQNDLFDLGADLATPAGEGEDFAPSEMVLRVVASQVAWLEQAIDEANEQLEPLTSFVLPGGSEAAARLHVARASARRAERAMTAMAAAEPVNPQALAYINRLSDYLFVLARLANDGGRADVKWIPGQNR
- the kynU gene encoding kynureninase, which produces MLERARSLDAADPLASFRVRFDVPEGVIYLDGNSLGCLPKATPARLEQVVRGEWGKDLIRSWNSVDWIHLPQRVGAKIAPLIGAQPHEVIACDSVSVNLYKLISAALAMRSGRKIVLSEPGNFPTDVYMIEGLEKQGLAQRRLVAREELAEALDDDVALLLLTHAHYKTGELFDMVALTRAAHEAGALVLWDLSHSGGALPVDLEACRADFAVGCGYKYLNGGPGAPAYAFVAQRHHDAIAQPLSGWMGHARPFEFSDNYTPAPGVDRLLCGTPGILGLAALEVGIDLIAEIGVERLFAKSQRLSEFFRQCLSEAGVELDLVSPADPAHRGSQLSFRHDDAYAICQALIARGVIGDFRDPDILRFGFAPAYLRFEDMAEAVRHLAEVLETGEWQRSEFRERAAVT
- a CDS encoding HIG1 domain-containing protein — protein: MNTFFVILLIAAMVMVVVSLVRGVVAFLQSTKIDLESGEQVDATEMQLKQNRAMMARVKWQAVAIIIIAIMLAVAS